The following proteins are co-located in the Fusobacteria bacterium ZRK30 genome:
- a CDS encoding serine/threonine-protein phosphatase, with protein MEYYIDASYKSINKFGEELCGDKVETVKTEDGCLLVLSDGLGSGVKANILATLTSKIAITMLKGGSSIEETLETIINTLPECKVRKLAYSTFTIIKLNNNGDCYMVEYENPPTFFYRDGCDMSIDRKERIIKGKTIFESHFKFCPDDLLTVVSDGAVHAGVGEYLNLGWQWENINDFLRDISQQKYATDITNSLLDVCKTLYNDKPGDDTTVLSIKFQPVKYLNLFTGPPKNIEDDEKFIKRVEESQGVVVLSGGTTANIISKAWDEEVKIDLDGYENNLPPVGYMRGVGLVTEGLLTLNKTVEYIKEYICEGKEVTSNDGAGILGRLLLFDASHIKIVAGTAVNPAHQNPDFPIDFNIKLKVVTELEAILKDFGKSVTLEYV; from the coding sequence ATGGAATATTATATTGATGCTTCATATAAAAGTATAAATAAATTTGGTGAGGAACTCTGTGGAGATAAGGTGGAAACTGTAAAAACAGAGGATGGGTGTCTTTTAGTGCTTTCTGACGGTCTTGGAAGTGGGGTTAAGGCAAATATCTTGGCTACTCTGACTTCAAAGATAGCTATTACCATGTTAAAGGGCGGTTCTAGTATAGAGGAAACTCTGGAAACGATAATAAATACCCTCCCTGAGTGTAAGGTGAGAAAACTTGCTTATTCTACCTTTACAATTATAAAGTTAAATAATAATGGGGACTGTTATATGGTCGAATACGAAAACCCTCCTACATTTTTTTATAGAGACGGCTGTGATATGTCTATAGATAGAAAGGAAAGAATCATAAAGGGAAAAACGATTTTTGAGAGTCATTTCAAATTTTGTCCCGATGATTTATTGACTGTAGTCAGTGATGGAGCGGTTCATGCCGGGGTGGGCGAATACCTTAATTTAGGCTGGCAATGGGAAAATATAAATGATTTTTTGAGGGATATATCCCAGCAAAAATATGCAACGGATATAACTAATAGTTTGCTGGATGTCTGCAAAACCCTATATAATGATAAACCGGGAGATGATACAACAGTTTTATCGATTAAATTTCAGCCTGTAAAATATTTAAATCTATTTACAGGACCTCCTAAAAATATAGAAGATGATGAAAAATTTATAAAGAGGGTGGAGGAGTCTCAGGGAGTTGTAGTTCTCAGCGGGGGGACTACAGCTAATATAATATCTAAAGCTTGGGATGAAGAGGTTAAGATCGATCTGGATGGATATGAAAATAACCTGCCCCCAGTAGGTTATATGAGGGGAGTAGGTTTAGTGACAGAAGGATTGTTGACCCTCAATAAAACTGTGGAATATATAAAGGAATATATCTGTGAAGGGAAGGAAGTTACCAGCAATGATGGAGCAGGAATCTTGGGAAGATTGCTTTTATTTGATGCCAGTCACATAAAGATAGTGGCGGGGACTGCTGTGAATCCTGCCCATCAAAACCCAGATTTCCCCATAGATTTTAATATTAAATTAAAAGTCGTTACAGAACTAGAGGCCATCTTAAAAGACTTTGGAAAATCGGTTACCTTGGAATATGTGTAA
- a CDS encoding PAS domain S-box protein, with product MKIMNFSEANCSNCYKCVRTCRVKAIKIEDDQAHIVSDHCIVCGHCFSSCPQNARNIHSDLDFVKKILKSGEEVNISIAPSFRGFYEKSNEFIWGLKKLGFNLIEETAVGADITSKLYEKYISTTDQGIYITTCCPSVVLLIEKYYPALIPYLMPFTSPMISHGYLLKKENPKEKTVFLGPCIAKKCESLSEKHTGAIDAVLTFDEVSQWLKDEGIDYQNQESIEVDRFGSNFGSSYPVVGGILEGIRESIEEKGMTQLRVDGLDECIELFDELSRGTITGTCVEVSVCKQSCLGGPGGSNASSTTFSRVQTLKKYLNENDKKAEKNDHICEIDFSASFHNKKFEEKMPTEEEIIEILGTLEKYSKEDELNCGGCGYDTCRQKAISIYRGMSHKEMCIHYMKKCADKVTNEIFENSPNAILILNNEYEIIESNMAFSRYFGISPKEVKERSIEEFISKGKLDKVSSEGENIIWKKQSFLNGELYMRMSIISMNSKEGILIVLTDITSDELRKEEIRGLKEKTFEITQTVVEKQMRIAQEIASLLGETTAESKVAFNKLKDVFNKEESL from the coding sequence ATGAAGATAATGAATTTTTCAGAAGCAAATTGTAGTAATTGTTATAAATGTGTTCGAACATGCCGGGTAAAAGCCATAAAGATAGAGGATGATCAGGCTCACATAGTTTCAGATCATTGTATTGTCTGCGGCCATTGTTTTTCCAGCTGTCCTCAAAATGCCAGGAATATCCATTCGGATCTCGATTTTGTGAAAAAAATACTTAAGAGTGGAGAGGAAGTAAATATCTCTATAGCTCCATCTTTCAGGGGGTTTTATGAAAAATCCAATGAATTTATATGGGGATTGAAAAAATTAGGATTTAATCTTATAGAGGAAACAGCAGTAGGAGCAGATATCACCTCAAAATTATATGAAAAATATATATCGACTACAGATCAAGGGATCTATATAACTACCTGCTGCCCGTCGGTAGTTCTCCTGATAGAAAAATATTATCCTGCATTGATACCATATTTAATGCCCTTTACATCTCCTATGATCTCCCATGGGTATCTGTTAAAAAAAGAGAATCCAAAGGAAAAAACAGTTTTTCTGGGACCCTGTATAGCTAAGAAGTGTGAGTCATTGTCTGAAAAACACACAGGAGCCATAGATGCAGTTTTAACTTTTGATGAGGTATCCCAGTGGTTAAAAGATGAGGGAATAGATTATCAAAATCAGGAATCCATAGAAGTAGACAGATTTGGAAGTAATTTCGGGAGCAGCTATCCTGTTGTAGGGGGGATCTTAGAAGGGATAAGAGAGAGTATCGAGGAGAAGGGAATGACCCAATTAAGGGTAGATGGATTAGACGAATGTATCGAACTTTTTGATGAATTATCCAGAGGAACTATTACAGGAACCTGTGTAGAAGTAAGTGTCTGTAAACAAAGTTGTCTTGGAGGGCCGGGGGGATCAAATGCTTCTTCAACTACTTTTTCCAGAGTACAGACCTTAAAAAAATATTTAAATGAAAATGATAAAAAAGCAGAAAAGAACGATCATATCTGTGAGATAGATTTTAGTGCCAGTTTCCACAATAAAAAATTTGAGGAAAAGATGCCTACTGAGGAAGAAATTATAGAAATTTTAGGAACTTTGGAAAAATATAGTAAGGAAGATGAATTGAACTGCGGCGGATGTGGGTATGATACCTGCCGTCAAAAAGCTATATCTATATATAGGGGGATGTCTCACAAGGAGATGTGTATCCACTATATGAAAAAATGTGCTGATAAGGTTACCAATGAAATATTTGAAAATTCCCCTAACGCTATCCTTATATTAAACAATGAATATGAGATAATAGAGAGTAATATGGCTTTCAGCAGGTATTTTGGGATATCCCCAAAAGAAGTTAAGGAGAGATCTATAGAGGAGTTTATATCCAAAGGGAAATTAGATAAGGTATCCTCGGAAGGGGAAAATATTATCTGGAAAAAACAATCATTTCTGAACGGGGAACTCTATATGAGAATGAGTATTATATCTATGAATTCTAAAGAAGGGATATTAATAGTGCTTACTGACATAACCAGTGACGAGTTGAGGAAGGAAGAGATAAGAGGTTTGAAAGAAAAAACTTTTGAGATAACCCAGACAGTAGTGGAAAAACAAATGAGGATAGCTCAGGAGATAGCTAGTTTATTGGGAGAAACAACAGCAGAATCCAAGGTGGCCTTCAACAAATTGAAGGATGTATTCAACAAAGAGGAGAGTCTTTAA
- a CDS encoding (2Fe-2S) ferredoxin domain-containing protein: protein MILKVCVGSACHIKGSYDVIKIITKIIEEEGLEKEVELKACFCLNNCTEGVSVIVDGEEKIYSFSKENSEKKFKDIIKERVL, encoded by the coding sequence ATGATTTTAAAGGTTTGTGTAGGAAGTGCCTGTCATATAAAGGGTTCTTATGATGTTATAAAAATAATCACAAAAATTATAGAGGAAGAGGGACTGGAAAAAGAGGTAGAGCTAAAAGCTTGTTTTTGTTTAAATAATTGTACAGAGGGAGTTTCTGTTATTGTAGATGGGGAAGAAAAAATCTATTCATTTTCTAAAGAAAATTCAGAGAAGAAATTTAAAGATATCATAAAGGAGAGAGTGTTATGA
- the rplU gene encoding 50S ribosomal protein L21, with the protein MYAVIKTGGKQYKVAEGEILRVEKLNAEVNETVEMTEVLLVSNNGEMKVGTPVVEGAKVLVEVLSQGRAKKVINFKYKPKKSTHRRKGHRQSFTEIKITSIKG; encoded by the coding sequence ATGTACGCAGTAATCAAAACTGGAGGAAAACAGTACAAAGTTGCAGAAGGTGAAATATTAAGAGTAGAGAAATTAAATGCTGAAGTTAACGAAACTGTTGAAATGACAGAAGTTTTATTAGTATCTAACAACGGAGAAATGAAAGTAGGAACTCCTGTAGTAGAAGGTGCAAAAGTGTTAGTAGAAGTATTATCACAAGGTAGAGCTAAAAAAGTTATTAACTTCAAATACAAACCTAAAAAGTCAACTCATAGAAGAAAAGGTCACAGACAATCATTCACTGAAATCAAAATTACTTCTATCAAAGGATAA
- a CDS encoding ribosomal-processing cysteine protease Prp gives MTEITLIRQDEEIVEFYGWNHAEYDEHGSDILCAAISMILQQGAAGILEYLNIPATYSTNNETGFLRLDLKTPDEEKLEKLDMTIHSYNQIVLKNKREINAILGSMVVMLDQLKEQYPKYMKIFEEEAN, from the coding sequence ATGACAGAGATCACTCTCATTAGACAGGATGAAGAAATTGTAGAATTTTATGGATGGAATCATGCTGAATATGATGAACATGGTAGCGATATCTTGTGTGCCGCGATTAGTATGATTTTACAACAAGGAGCAGCCGGTATTCTAGAATATCTAAATATCCCTGCTACTTATTCAACTAATAATGAAACAGGATTCTTAAGACTAGATCTTAAAACTCCAGATGAAGAGAAGTTGGAAAAATTGGATATGACTATTCATAGTTATAATCAAATTGTTTTAAAAAACAAAAGGGAAATAAATGCAATATTAGGAAGTATGGTAGTAATGCTAGACCAACTAAAAGAGCAATATCCCAAATATATGAAGATTTTCGAAGAGGAGGCTAATTAA
- the rpmA gene encoding 50S ribosomal protein L27 — translation MFRIELQLFAKKKGQGSVKNGRDSNPNYLGVKKYDGEKVVAGNIVVRQRGNKFHAGTNMGQGKDHTLFALVDGYVKFERLGKTKKQVSIYSERKSLV, via the coding sequence ATGTTTAGAATTGAATTACAACTATTTGCTAAGAAAAAAGGACAAGGTTCTGTAAAGAACGGAAGAGACTCTAATCCTAATTACTTAGGTGTTAAAAAATATGATGGTGAGAAAGTAGTAGCTGGAAACATCGTTGTTAGACAAAGAGGAAACAAATTCCATGCTGGAACTAACATGGGGCAAGGTAAAGATCATACTTTATTTGCTTTAGTTGATGGATATGTTAAATTTGAAAGATTAGGTAAAACTAAGAAACAAGTTTCTATCTACTCTGAAAGAAAAAGTTTAGTATAA
- the obgE gene encoding GTPase ObgE — MFIDEAIITVKAGKGGDGAATFRREKYVQFGGPDGGDGGNGGSIVFVADNNINTLVDFRYKRAFVAESGTNGAKKRMHGKTGADLIIRVPVGTMVRDFESGALLLDLNENGEERVLFQGGKGGGGNIHFKNAVRRAPKMAGKGRKGKELRVRLELKLLADVALVGYPSVGKSSFINKVSAAKSKVANYHFTTLAPKLGVVRVGDNRSFLMADIPGLIEGAHEGVGLGDKFLKHIERCKMIYHVVDVSGMEGRTPEEDFEKINNELEKFSKRLAGKKQIVLANKMDLLYDMENYEKFKIYMAAKGIEVFPISVILNDGLKEVVNRTWSLLEEIPREELEEETDVLDILKAIEDEKPDWHVEIDEEGVFVVTGKIVENVLNTYVFNDDEAIVSFVHVLKNLGLENQLIKAGIEEWDTVRIENVEFDYIV, encoded by the coding sequence ATGTTTATAGATGAGGCGATAATCACCGTCAAAGCCGGTAAAGGTGGAGATGGTGCAGCAACATTCAGAAGGGAAAAATATGTACAATTTGGTGGTCCCGATGGTGGAGACGGTGGAAACGGTGGAAGTATCGTATTCGTCGCTGACAACAACATCAACACCTTAGTAGATTTCAGATATAAAAGAGCATTTGTTGCAGAGAGTGGTACCAATGGTGCAAAAAAAAGAATGCATGGTAAAACAGGAGCTGACCTGATCATCAGAGTACCTGTAGGTACCATGGTAAGAGACTTTGAAAGTGGAGCTCTATTACTTGACCTAAATGAAAATGGTGAAGAAAGAGTTTTATTCCAAGGTGGAAAAGGTGGAGGAGGAAACATCCACTTTAAAAATGCAGTAAGAAGAGCTCCTAAGATGGCCGGTAAAGGTCGTAAAGGTAAGGAACTTAGAGTAAGATTAGAATTAAAATTATTAGCTGATGTAGCCTTAGTTGGATACCCAAGTGTAGGTAAATCAAGCTTTATCAATAAAGTTTCAGCTGCTAAATCAAAGGTTGCAAACTATCACTTTACTACTCTGGCTCCTAAATTAGGTGTTGTAAGAGTAGGAGATAACAGATCATTCCTAATGGCTGATATCCCTGGACTTATCGAAGGAGCCCATGAAGGTGTTGGACTAGGAGATAAGTTCCTAAAGCATATCGAAAGATGTAAGATGATCTACCATGTAGTAGATGTATCTGGTATGGAAGGTAGAACTCCAGAGGAAGACTTTGAGAAGATCAACAACGAATTGGAAAAATTCAGTAAAAGACTTGCAGGAAAAAAACAAATAGTTTTAGCTAACAAGATGGATTTATTATATGATATGGAAAACTATGAAAAATTCAAAATATATATGGCAGCAAAAGGGATCGAAGTATTCCCTATATCTGTAATTCTTAATGATGGACTAAAGGAAGTTGTAAACAGAACTTGGTCATTATTAGAGGAAATTCCTAGAGAAGAATTAGAAGAAGAAACAGACGTATTAGATATTTTAAAAGCTATCGAAGACGAAAAACCTGACTGGCATGTAGAAATAGATGAAGAGGGTGTCTTCGTCGTTACCGGTAAAATCGTTGAAAATGTACTTAATACCTATGTCTTTAATGACGATGAAGCTATTGTAAGTTTCGTACACGTTCTTAAAAACTTAGGATTGGAGAATCAGTTAATCAAAGCTGGTATCGAAGAATGGGATACTGTAAGAATTGAAAATGTAGAATTTGACTATATTGTTTAA